One genomic window of Conger conger chromosome 7, fConCon1.1, whole genome shotgun sequence includes the following:
- the LOC133132926 gene encoding 26S proteasome non-ATPase regulatory subunit 8-like, with translation MASVLRETAGLYETLKSEWNKKNPNLSKCGDILSKLKISLLELNFLPTTGTKLTKQQLILARDVLEIGALWSILKKDIPSFERYMAQLKCYYFDYKNELPESAYMHQLLGLNLLFLLSQNRVSEFHTELERLSARDIQTNVYIRHPVSLEQYLMEGSYNKVFLAKGNIPAESYTFFIDILLDTIRDEIAGCIEKAYEQIHFNEATRILFFSTSKKMTDYAKKRGWTQSASGYYSFSPQQQRTEEVSIPSTELAQQVIEYARQLEMIV, from the exons ATGGCGTCCGTATTGAgagagacagctgggctgtACGAGACTTTGAAAAGCGaatggaataagaaaaatcCCAATTTGAGTAAATGCGGGGATATTCTGAGTAAACTTAAG ATTTCGCTTCTGGAATTAAATTTCTTGCCAACAACGGGGACCAAGCTCACCAAACAGCAGCTTATTTTGGCTC GTGACGTGCTGGAGATTGGAGCACTATGGAGTATCCTAAAGAAAGACATCCCTTCATTCGAGAGATACATGGCCCAGTTGAAGTGCTACTACTTCGACTACAA AAATGAACTGCCGGAGTCGGCCTACATGCACCAGCTGCTGGGGCTGAACCTGCTGTTCCTGCTCTCTCAGAACCGCGTGTCCGAGTTCCACACAGAGCTGGAGAGGCTGAGTGCCCGGGACATCCAGACCAACGTCTACATCCGGcaccctgtctctctggagCAG TACTTGATGGAAGGCAGCTACAACAAGGTATTTCTTGCCAAAGGAAATATCCCCGCAGAGAGCTACACCTTCTTCATAGACATTCTGCTGGACACTATCCG AGACGAGATAGCAGGCTGCATAGAAAAGGCATACGAGCAGATCCACTTCAATGAGGCCACACGCATTCTCTTCTTCTCTACCTCCAAGAAGATGACAGACTACGCCAAGAAA AGGGGCTGGACCCAAAGTGCCAGTGGCTACTACTCTTTTAGCCCTCAGCAGCAGCGGACAGAGGAAGTGTCCATCCCTTCCACAGAGCTGGCCCAGCAAGTCATCGAATACGCTCGGCAGCTGGAGATGATTGTGtag